The genomic stretch ACAATATACCCAAAGCCGTCATGGGTTTTGATACTGATGCTAAGTTAAATATTGAATTTATTTTTAATTTTCGTTTTGAATCGAGTTCAGCCTCGCCAAAAGCTCCCTTATATAATAGTTCGCCGTCTTGAGCCACTAAGACAGTACCATTCATCAATTGTTTTGTTTGAATTTCTGTAAATAATTTATTTAGTATTTCTCTTTTTTCATTCATGATATAATTTTCCTTTTAACAATTATTTTGATAATTCTTCTTCAACTATTGAATTGAGTTTTACTAAAATGTCTCGTAATTGTATCATATCCTCCATTTTCATGCGAGAATAAAAGCGATTCACGATTTCCCTGTTAATCTCTTCTTCTTTTGAATAGTATTGGTGCCCTCTCTCATCTAACTGCACAATTATCTCTCTCCTATTATCAGGATTAATTGTCCTTAATAGATATTTCTCTTTTTCTAATTTAGAAACAATCTGGCTAACCGCACTTGAAGTAACATTCATTGCTTCAGCCAGTTGGCTTATAGATAATTGAGATTCTTTCTTCACCAAATCCAATATTATCATTTGCTTGGATGACAGATCCTCATTAAATAAGGATTGACGCTCTTTCATCAAACGAGCATTCATGGAATAAGTTATCTCATTAATTTCTGTAACCAAATGGAACAATTCATTTTCATTCTGATGATCTGTTTTCGGAACCAAAGCTTTACCTCCTATTTTACTTAAGTTGCCTTAACTATAAAGCCACCTAATGTATTTGTCAAGTAAAATTGTAAGATTATCAATAAAAAGTGGATATCATGCTTAATAGTACTTCCCAAGCAAAAAGCCTCCGCTTAAAAAGTCAATTTTGCTTGTGACTTCCTGCGGGGGCCTATTTTTAACTAATAGAAAAATATTCGTTTTTTAAGATGCTCATAATAACAATGTCATGCCAATCTCCGGCACGATAGAACGCCTGACGTAATACTCCTTCATTCATAAATCCCATTTTCTCATAGAGTTTAATTGCTCTTTCATTAAACGAGAACACGTTTAAGAATACCCGATGTAAGTTAAGTTCGCTAAAAGCATACTCAAGTATCAGAGAAAGAGCCGCTTTACCAATGCCTTTTCCCCACATATCTTTTGCTCCAATATCAATAATACATTCAGCAGAGCGGTTTTTATAATCAATATTACTTAGAGAGACAATGCCGACCGCTTGATTCGTCTCCTTATGCTCAATGATATAGCTTTTTGCATTAGGCTGAGAAATTATTGAAGTGATGAATTCTTCTGTATCCTTTAATGTGTAAATGTCTAACAGGGGGCTGGTGGTATACATGACTTCTACGTCATTTCGCCAACTATGATAAATATTGTAATCATCAAGTGATAATTTTCTTAGCTTTATGATTTCGTTTTCAAACATTGAATGATCCTCCTTAAGATAGAATGCGCTCAATCATCGTATTCAGTAAATCAATCCTTTTAGAAAGATTAATACCGGAGCAAAATTGATTATATTGCTGTAACATGATTCCATCAATCGTTGCAATAAGTAATTCGGAAAAAGTGTTTACATCAATTGTATCTTTAAATTCTCCCGCTTCGATTCCCATATGAATGAATAATTGAATCACAT from Lacrimispora sphenoides JCM 1415 encodes the following:
- a CDS encoding MarR family winged helix-turn-helix transcriptional regulator codes for the protein MVPKTDHQNENELFHLVTEINEITYSMNARLMKERQSLFNEDLSSKQMIILDLVKKESQLSISQLAEAMNVTSSAVSQIVSKLEKEKYLLRTINPDNRREIIVQLDERGHQYYSKEEEINREIVNRFYSRMKMEDMIQLRDILVKLNSIVEEELSK
- a CDS encoding GNAT family N-acetyltransferase, with the protein product MFENEIIKLRKLSLDDYNIYHSWRNDVEVMYTTSPLLDIYTLKDTEEFITSIISQPNAKSYIIEHKETNQAVGIVSLSNIDYKNRSAECIIDIGAKDMWGKGIGKAALSLILEYAFSELNLHRVFLNVFSFNERAIKLYEKMGFMNEGVLRQAFYRAGDWHDIVIMSILKNEYFSIS